The Streptomyces asoensis DNA window CCGCCCTGGACCCGGTCCTCGAGCGCGAGCGGCCCGACTGGGTGCTCGTCTACGGGGACACCAACTCCACGATCGCCGGCGCGCTGTCGGCCGTGAAGATGCACCTGCCCGTGGCGCACCTGGAGGCGGGCCTGCGCTCCTTCAACCGGCGGATGCCGGAGGAGCACAACCGCGTCCTCACCGACCACAGCGCCGACCTGCTCCTCGCGCCCACCGAGGAGGCCATGCGCCACCTCGCGAACGAGGGCCTCGCCGAGCGGGCCCGGCTGGCCGGCGACGTCATGGTCGACATCTGCCTGCGCATCCGCGACCAGGTCCGCGCCGGCGAGTTCCCGGCGCCGGAGCTGCCCGAGGGCATCGACCCGGCGAAGCCCTTCCTGTTCGCCACCCTGCACCGCCCGGACAACACCGACGACCCCGAGCGGCTCGCCGCGATCGTCGACTCGCTCGCCGCGCTGCCGGTGCCGGTGGCGCTCGCCGCCCACCCGCGCCTCGTCGCCCGCGCCCACGAGCACGGCATCGACCTGTCCAAGGGCAACCTGCACGTCGGCCGCCCGCTGCCGTACGCCGGCCTGGTCGCCGCCGTGCTGGCCTCGACCGGCGTGGTGACGGACTCCGGCGGTCTCCAGAAGGAGGCGTTCCTGCTGGAGCGCATCTGCACCACCGTCCGCCCGGAGACCGAGTGGGTGGAAACCGTCCAGACGGGCTGGAACGTCCTCGTTCCCGACCCGCACACGCTGTCGCCCCAGAAGTGGGCCGAGACCGTCACCCGTGCCGTGCCGACCGACGATCCCGGCATCCCGTACGGCGACGGCCGCGCCGCGCACAACGTCGTCCGTCTCATGGAGGAATGGAAGGGGGGCAGCCGGCCCGTCTGACATGAGGAAGCGGAACCGGGTGCCGTGGCCGCCCGCTCACGGGCGGCCACACAGGACCCACAGTCCGCGCATGTCAGCGTGCTAGCGTCAACCGCTATGTCATCGTCTCCCCCGTCCGGGCCGCCTGCGGAAGGCAAGCGACCGCACGTCATCTATCTCGCCATCGGCTTCCCGCCGGCCGCCAAGAGCTCCACGTACCGGATGCGCGAGACCGCCAACCAGTTCGTGAGGGTCGGCTGGGACGTCACGGTCGTCAACATCGCCCGGGAGTCCTGGGAACTCGACTCGGGCATCGACCTCTCCCTGCTGGACCAGGTCGACCCCCGGGTGAAGATCGTCGAGCTGCCGCTTTCGCGCGACGACCTCGAGACGGACATCCGCCTCTTCGACGAGGCGCGTGCCCTCGACCCCAACGGCTGGGTCGCCAAGCTGCGCAAGCGCCAGACCGAGACGTTCCCCGAGCCCAACTTCGGTGAGTGGCGCGGCGACCTCGAAGAGGCGGTGCTGCGGATCCACCGGGAACACCCGGCGGACCTGCTCCTCGCCAGCTGCGTGCCCTACGTGAACCTCGCCGCGGCCTGGAAGCTGTGGGAAGAGGCGAAGGTGCCGTACGCGGTGGACTTCCGCGACGGCTGGTCCATCGACGTCATCGACGGTGTCGAGGCCTTCGCCCGCGACTCCGCGGAGGGCGTCTGGGAGCGGAAGATCCTGGACGACGCCGTCTCGCTGTGGGTCGTCAACGACCCGATCGCCGAGCACTACCGCAACCGGTACCCCGAGCTCGCCGACCGGGTGCACGTCGTGCGCAACGGCTACGACGCGGACAGCTCGCCGGGCCGGTCGCACAGCCCCGACCCCGCTTCCGGACTGGTCTTCGGCTACCTGGGCACGGTCAACTTCACCGTCCCGCACCTGGAGACGGTGCTCAACGCCTGGCGCGCGGCCCGCGAGAAGGAACCGCTGCTGGCGAACGCGCGCTTCGAGCTGCGCGGTCACCTCGGCAACGGCGCCAGCCGCGGGGCCAACCGGCACGCCGAGGTGTTCAAGGAGGCCGAGGCCGACGGCGTCGTCTTCGGCGGTCCCGCCGCCAAGGCCGAGGTCTCCTCGATCTACGCCCGCTGGGACGCCATGGTGCTGATCCTCATCGGCGGACGGTTCGTCACCTCCGGCAAGGTGTACGAGTACATGGCGACCGGCCTGCCGATCGTGTCGGCGCACGCCGTCGAGCACGACGCCTCGAACGTGCTGAGGGGCCACCCGCTGTGGACCGGCGCCCCCGGTCTCGACGAGGCGGGCCTGACCGAGTCCTTCATCAAGGCCGCCCACATGGCGGTCGAGACCACGGACGAGGAGCACGCCGAGGCGATGGCCCACGCCGACCAGTTCACTCGTGAGGCGCTGATGTCCGTCGCCGTCAAGAACCTTGTCGAGGAGCTCGCCAAGTGACCGAAGTCCTGCTCGTGGCGTCCGTACGCCCGAATTTCGGTGTGCTCGCCGACACGGTGCGCAAGTTCAACGCCCAGGGCGCCCGGGTGCGTCTGGCGGGCATGTTCCACCTGGAGGCCGAAGGCGTCCCGGAGGAGCTCGCCAAGGTCGAGCTGGCCGACGCGCACCAGCTGCCGCGCACCCTCAAGCACCGCAGCCAGGCCGTGCGCCGCCGGCTCGGCAAGGCCCCTCGCGGCCTGCGCAACTGGACGCAGGTCCGCAGCGACTCGTGGCTGCGCTCGCAGGGCCGCAAGGCCGACGTCCTGGTCGCCCTGGACGTGGCCGCCGTCTACACGGTGTGGCGGCTCGCCGAGTACAACCGCACCGCCGCGGCCAAGTTCGGGCTCGCGCCCGCGCTGAAGGCCGTGGAGGAGCTGAAGGCGCAGGGCGGCACCACCGCCCGCCGCTCCACCGTCCTGCCGCCGCTGAGCGCCGTCGCGCGTGATGTGAAGCGCTCGGTGGACCGGCTGCCCGCGCAGCTGGTGCGTACGGCGACCCCCCGGCCCCTGATGCGTTCCGGTGTCGGCGCCCGGCTGTGGCGTTCGGCCGTGACCGCGCCCGGTGTGCCCATAAGAGTGCGGGCCGCGACCTCGCGGTACGTCGCCGAGGGCATGCAGTGGGCGGGCCGCACCAGCGGCGCCGCGCTCACCCTCGCGGACGCCGCCTCGAAGATCCCGGACCTGCAACTGCGGGCGGACCTCTACAACGAGGGCGTCATGCAGGAGCTGAAGAAGGGCATCAGCCCCCGCTACCTGGGCAAGGCGGTCGCGGCGCAGCTCGCCAACGCCGACGCGCTCTTCGCCAGGGGCAGGACCGACGACGCCGCCGAGGCGCTGAACCGGGCCCTGTTCCTGCACTTCCACCGGGTGCTGCACATCGACCAGCTGTCGTCGCCGCTGGCGAAGGACGCCGAGGGGTTCATCGCCCCGCTGCACAGTTCCAAGGCGTTCCAGGCACTGAGCCGCCCCCGCGGCCGCAAGGTGCCCGCCGCGCCCGCCCCCACCGACCGCCCGCTGCGGCTGCTGGTGGCGACGAGCGCCAACGACAACTTCCTGCACCTGATCAAGGAGCACTTCGCCGGCCACCCCGGCGTCGAGCTGCGCTACCTGGACCTGGCCGCCAACAAGCACCTCAAGCGGATCTCCTGGGCGGCGCCGCGGATGCTCAAGGACCGCCTGGCGGGCGACAGCAGCGACTACCAGGAAGAGGTGGAGCGTCTGATGCGCCCGCACCTCGACTGGGCCGACACGCTGTTCCTGGAGTGGGCGGCCGGTCCGGCCGGGATGCTCACCACGATCGACCCGGGCGACACCCGGATCGTCGTGCGCCTGCACAGCTACGAGGCGTTCACCCGCTGGCCGCACATGACGGACTTCTCCCGGATCGACGACATGGTGTTCGTCGCCCCGCACGTGAAGGACCTCACCGCCTCGCTGGTGCCGACGCTGCGCGGCGAGCAGGCGCCGGGCTTCCACCTCATCGACAACGCCATGGACCTGTCGGGCTTCAACCGCCCGAAGCCGGCCGAGGCCCGCTTCAACCTCGGTCTGGTCGGCATCAGCCAGGTCGCGAAGGACCCCAAGTGGGCCCTGGACGTCCTGGAGCGGGTCCGCAAGCACGACGAGCGCTACCGGCTGCTCCTGGTCGGCGGCGACATGGACCCGAAGACCAGCCAGGCCACCAAGGACTACCTGAACGAGTTCGAGGAGCTGCTGGAGCCGCTGGAGGAGTCCGGTGCGGTGGTCCGGCTCGGCGCGACGGACGACGTCCCGTCGAAGCTCGTCGAGATCGGTACGATCCTCAGCTCCTCGGTGCGCGAGGGCTGCCACGTCGGCCTGATGGAGGGCGCCGCCAGCGGTGCCGTCCCCGTCGTCCGCGACTGGCCGTTCTACGCGGGCAAGCCCAACAGCGCCCGCACCCTCTACCCCGAGGGCTGGGTGGTGGCGTCCCCCGCCGAGGCGGCCGAGCGGATCCTGAAGATCACGGCCACCGAGGAGTCCTGGCGCGGGGCGGGCGAGCTCGCGGCCGAGCACGCGCTGACGGTGTGGGACTGGCCCGTGGTGCAGAAGCACTTCGAGAAGCTGTTCCTCGGCGAGGACCGGACCGGCTGAGAGGCCGGCACCGCGCCGCATGAGTGAGGGCCCCCGGGACAATCCCGGGGGCCCTCACTCATGCGCTCACCGACCCGCTCACCGTCCCGCTCCCGGGGCCGGTCAGGGGTGCCGCAGCCGCCATCCCGCCCACGCCGACTCGACCATCTCCCGCACTCCGCGCCGAGCGCTCCAGCCGAGTTCCTCGCGGATGAGGTCGGCGGAGGCCACGACCCGGGCCGGGTCTCCCGCGCGGCGGCCGGACACCAGGGGCTCGACGTCCGCCCGTCCGGTGACGTCCTGGATCACGCCGATCATCTCGGCGACCGAGACGCCCTCGCCCCGGCCGATGTTGAGGACCAGCCGGGCGCCGGGGTCGGCGGCGAGCCGCCGGGCGGCCGCGACATGCGCGGCGGCTATGTCCTCGACGTGGATGTAGTCGCGTACGCAGGTTCCGTCGGGCGTCGCGTAGTCGTCACCGAAGATACGCGGTGCCTCGCCCGCCTCCAGGCGTTCGAAGACCATCGGGACGAGGTTGAAGACGCCGTCGTCGCCCAGCTCCGGGGTGGCCGCGCCCGCCACGTTGAAGTAGCGCAGCGAGGCGGTCGCCATGCCGTGCCGGGCGCCCACCGCCCCGACCAGCCACTCGCCCGCGAGCTTGGTCTCGCCGTAGGGGTTGATCGGCGCGCACGGCGTCTTCTCGGTGACGAGGTCGACGTCGGGCATGCCGTAGACCGCGGCCGACGAGGAGAACAGGAACCGGCCGATGCCCGCGGCGACGGCCGCGTCGAGCAGGACCCGCATGCCCTCGACGTTCTCGCGGTAGTAGTACAGCGGCCGGTCGACCGACTCGGCCACCTGCTTCTTGCCCGCGATGTGCACGATGCCGGTGACGCCGTGCTCGCGCAGCACCCGCCCGACGGCGTCGCCGTCGAGGACCGTGCCGACCTCCAGCACCACACCGTCCGGGAGCCGCTCGGCGCGGCCCGTGCTCAGGTCGTCGAGGACGACGACCCGCTCACCGGCGTCCGTCATCGCCTTCACGACATGCGAGCCGATGAAACCGGCGCCGCCCGTGATCAGCCAGGACATGGGAAAACCTTCCTGCACGAGGACCCCGCCCCCAGGTGCGGGGCGGGGCCACGAGGGTGTTCGCGTACGGGTGTCAGCCGCCGATGACGACGCGGCGGACGCCCTTCCAGGCCTCCGGGTCCGTCGTGCGGCGACCGTCGACCAGGACGGTGACGTCCGGCAGGTCGGCCGGGGTCAGCGTGCGGTACTCGGCGTGGTCCGCCTGGAGGATCGCCGCGGTGACCTTCTCGCCCGCGTGCGGGGTGAGGCCGTGGGCGGCGAGCTCCTCGTCGGTGTACATCGGGTCCGAGACGTACGGCACCGCGCCCCGCGCCTTGAGGGCCTCGACGGTCGGGAAGACGCCGGAGAAGGCGGTCTCCTTCACGCCACCGCGGTAGGCGGCGCCCAGGACGAGCACGCCCACGCCGGTCAGGTCGCCGTAGGCGGCGGCCAGCAGGTCGACGGCGTACTCGGGCATCGCGGCGTTCGCCTCACGGGCGGAGCGCACGACGGTCGCCGCCGGGTCGTTCCACAGGTACATCCGCGGGTAGATCGGGATGCAGTGACCGCCGACGGCGATGCCCGGCTGGTGGATGTGGCTGTAGGGCTGCGAGTTGCAGGCCTCGATGACCTTCTTGACGTCGATGTCGTTCTGGTCGGCGAAGCGCGCGAACTGGTTGGCCAGACCGATGTTGACGTCCCGGTAGGTCGTCTCGGCGAGCTTGGCCAGCTCGGAGGCCTCGGCGGTGCCCAGGTCCCACACGCCGTTGGCCTGCGGCAGGTCGGCACGCTCGTCGAAGTCGAGGACCTGCTCGTAGAACTCCACACCGCGGGCCGTCGAGGCCTCGTCGATGCCGCCGACCAGCTTGGGG harbors:
- the galE gene encoding UDP-glucose 4-epimerase GalE, giving the protein MSWLITGGAGFIGSHVVKAMTDAGERVVVLDDLSTGRAERLPDGVVLEVGTVLDGDAVGRVLREHGVTGIVHIAGKKQVAESVDRPLYYYRENVEGMRVLLDAAVAAGIGRFLFSSSAAVYGMPDVDLVTEKTPCAPINPYGETKLAGEWLVGAVGARHGMATASLRYFNVAGAATPELGDDGVFNLVPMVFERLEAGEAPRIFGDDYATPDGTCVRDYIHVEDIAAAHVAAARRLAADPGARLVLNIGRGEGVSVAEMIGVIQDVTGRADVEPLVSGRRAGDPARVVASADLIREELGWSARRGVREMVESAWAGWRLRHP
- a CDS encoding nucleotide sugar dehydrogenase; the protein is MNICVVALGKIGLPLAVQFASKGHRVIGADVNEKVVELVNAGVEPFPGEHDLDVKLKQAVDAGLLSATTDTASAVAESEAVVVVVPLFVDAEGTPDFGWMDSATKAIAQGLKPGTLVSYETTLPVGTTRTRWAPMLAEGSGLTAGEDFHLVFSPERVLTGRVFADLRRYPKLVGGIDEASTARGVEFYEQVLDFDERADLPQANGVWDLGTAEASELAKLAETTYRDVNIGLANQFARFADQNDIDVKKVIEACNSQPYSHIHQPGIAVGGHCIPIYPRMYLWNDPAATVVRSAREANAAMPEYAVDLLAAAYGDLTGVGVLVLGAAYRGGVKETAFSGVFPTVEALKARGAVPYVSDPMYTDEELAAHGLTPHAGEKVTAAILQADHAEYRTLTPADLPDVTVLVDGRRTTDPEAWKGVRRVVIGG
- the wecB gene encoding non-hydrolyzing UDP-N-acetylglucosamine 2-epimerase codes for the protein LAAIAAAFAGTEHEHVIVHTGQHYDADLSDVFFSGLGIPDPDVHLGVGSGSHGVQTGAVLSALDPVLERERPDWVLVYGDTNSTIAGALSAVKMHLPVAHLEAGLRSFNRRMPEEHNRVLTDHSADLLLAPTEEAMRHLANEGLAERARLAGDVMVDICLRIRDQVRAGEFPAPELPEGIDPAKPFLFATLHRPDNTDDPERLAAIVDSLAALPVPVALAAHPRLVARAHEHGIDLSKGNLHVGRPLPYAGLVAAVLASTGVVTDSGGLQKEAFLLERICTTVRPETEWVETVQTGWNVLVPDPHTLSPQKWAETVTRAVPTDDPGIPYGDGRAAHNVVRLMEEWKGGSRPV
- a CDS encoding glycosyltransferase family 1 protein, producing MTEVLLVASVRPNFGVLADTVRKFNAQGARVRLAGMFHLEAEGVPEELAKVELADAHQLPRTLKHRSQAVRRRLGKAPRGLRNWTQVRSDSWLRSQGRKADVLVALDVAAVYTVWRLAEYNRTAAAKFGLAPALKAVEELKAQGGTTARRSTVLPPLSAVARDVKRSVDRLPAQLVRTATPRPLMRSGVGARLWRSAVTAPGVPIRVRAATSRYVAEGMQWAGRTSGAALTLADAASKIPDLQLRADLYNEGVMQELKKGISPRYLGKAVAAQLANADALFARGRTDDAAEALNRALFLHFHRVLHIDQLSSPLAKDAEGFIAPLHSSKAFQALSRPRGRKVPAAPAPTDRPLRLLVATSANDNFLHLIKEHFAGHPGVELRYLDLAANKHLKRISWAAPRMLKDRLAGDSSDYQEEVERLMRPHLDWADTLFLEWAAGPAGMLTTIDPGDTRIVVRLHSYEAFTRWPHMTDFSRIDDMVFVAPHVKDLTASLVPTLRGEQAPGFHLIDNAMDLSGFNRPKPAEARFNLGLVGISQVAKDPKWALDVLERVRKHDERYRLLLVGGDMDPKTSQATKDYLNEFEELLEPLEESGAVVRLGATDDVPSKLVEIGTILSSSVREGCHVGLMEGAASGAVPVVRDWPFYAGKPNSARTLYPEGWVVASPAEAAERILKITATEESWRGAGELAAEHALTVWDWPVVQKHFEKLFLGEDRTG
- a CDS encoding glycosyltransferase; its protein translation is MRETANQFVRVGWDVTVVNIARESWELDSGIDLSLLDQVDPRVKIVELPLSRDDLETDIRLFDEARALDPNGWVAKLRKRQTETFPEPNFGEWRGDLEEAVLRIHREHPADLLLASCVPYVNLAAAWKLWEEAKVPYAVDFRDGWSIDVIDGVEAFARDSAEGVWERKILDDAVSLWVVNDPIAEHYRNRYPELADRVHVVRNGYDADSSPGRSHSPDPASGLVFGYLGTVNFTVPHLETVLNAWRAAREKEPLLANARFELRGHLGNGASRGANRHAEVFKEAEADGVVFGGPAAKAEVSSIYARWDAMVLILIGGRFVTSGKVYEYMATGLPIVSAHAVEHDASNVLRGHPLWTGAPGLDEAGLTESFIKAAHMAVETTDEEHAEAMAHADQFTREALMSVAVKNLVEELAK